Proteins encoded by one window of Arabidopsis thaliana chromosome 2, partial sequence:
- the PGR5 gene encoding proton gradient regulation 5 (proton gradient regulation 5 (PGR5); FUNCTIONS IN: electron carrier activity; INVOLVED IN: response to water deprivation, response to high light intensity, photosynthetic electron transport in photosystem I; LOCATED IN: chloroplast thylakoid membrane, chloroplast, chloroplast thylakoid; EXPRESSED IN: 30 plant structures; EXPRESSED DURING: 15 growth stages; Has 90 Blast hits to 90 proteins in 40 species: Archae - 0; Bacteria - 18; Metazoa - 0; Fungi - 0; Plants - 57; Viruses - 0; Other Eukaryotes - 15 (source: NCBI BLink).) — MAAASISAIGCNQTLIGTSFYGGWGSSISGEDYQTMLSKTVAPPQQARVSRKAIRAVPMMKNVNEGKGLFAPLVVVTRNLVGKKRFNQLRGKAIALHSQVITEFCKSIGADAKQRQGLIRLAKKNGERLGFLA, encoded by the exons ATGGCTGCTGCTTCGATTTCTGCAATAGGATGTAATCAAACTTTGATAGGAACTTCCTTCTATGGAGGATGGGGAAGTTCCATCTCCGGAGAAGATTACCAAACCATGCTCTCCAAGACAGTTGCGCCACCGCAACAAGCCAGAGTCTCAAGGAAAGCAATCAGAGCAGTTCCAATGATGAAGAATGTCAATGAAGGCAAAGGCTTATTTGCACCTCTAGTTGTTGTCACACGCAACCTAGTAGGCAAGAAGAGGTTTAATCAGCTCAGAGGAAAAGCCATTGCCTTACACTCTCAG gTGATCACTGAGTTTTGCAAATCGATTGGAGCAGATGCAAAACAGAGACAAGGGCTTATCAGGCTTGCTAAGAAGAATGGAGAGAGGCTTGGTTTCCTTGCTTAG
- the ATG8D gene encoding Ubiquitin-like superfamily protein (ATG8D; CONTAINS InterPro DOMAIN/s: Light chain 3 (LC3) (InterPro:IPR004241); BEST Arabidopsis thaliana protein match is: Ubiquitin-like superfamily protein (TAIR:AT1G62040.2); Has 1524 Blast hits to 1522 proteins in 273 species: Archae - 0; Bacteria - 0; Metazoa - 726; Fungi - 178; Plants - 302; Viruses - 3; Other Eukaryotes - 315 (source: NCBI BLink).), with protein sequence MAISSFKHEHPLEKRQAEAARIREKYPDRIPVIVERAEKSDVPDIDRKKYLVPADLTVGQFVYVVRKRIKLSPEKAIFIFVKNILPPTAAIMSAIYEEHKDEDGFLYMSYSGENTFGIFF encoded by the exons ATGGCGATTAGCTCCTTCAAGCATGAACATCCTCTTG AAAAGAGACAAGCTGAAGCAGCACGTATCAGGGAGAAGTATCCAGACAGAATACCA GTCATTGTCGAAAGAGCCGAGAAGAGTGATGTCCCGGATATTGATAGGAAAAA GTACTTGGTCCCAGCTGATTTGACTGTTGGCcagtttgtttatgttgtaCGGAAGCGGATCAAGCTCAGTCCCGAGAAAGCCATCTTCATTTTTGTCAAGAACATTCTACCACCAACTG CGGCAATAATGTCTGCAATTTATGAAGAGCACAAAGACGAAGACGGGTTTCTATACATGAGTTACAGTGGTGAGAACACGTTCGGGATCTTCTTCTAA
- the ATG8D gene encoding Ubiquitin-like superfamily protein (ATG8D; FUNCTIONS IN: microtubule binding; INVOLVED IN: autophagy; EXPRESSED IN: 24 plant structures; EXPRESSED DURING: 15 growth stages; CONTAINS InterPro DOMAIN/s: Light chain 3 (LC3) (InterPro:IPR004241); BEST Arabidopsis thaliana protein match is: Ubiquitin-like superfamily protein (TAIR:AT1G62040.2); Has 1504 Blast hits to 1502 proteins in 268 species: Archae - 0; Bacteria - 0; Metazoa - 717; Fungi - 172; Plants - 303; Viruses - 3; Other Eukaryotes - 309 (source: NCBI BLink).) has protein sequence MAISSFKHEHPLVEMNIDVEVTKFHLSLLCSVVESLLFTGRRIAISVPWNPKILSLKKRQAEAARIREKYPDRIPVIVERAEKSDVPDIDRKKYLVPADLTVGQFVYVVRKRIKLSPEKAIFIFVKNILPPTAAIMSAIYEEHKDEDGFLYMSYSGENTFGIFF, from the exons ATGGCGATTAGCTCCTTCAAGCATGAACATCCTCTTG TGGAGATGAATATTGATGTTGAAGTTACTAAGTTTCACTTGTCTCTCTTGTGTTCCGTGGTCGAGTCTCTGTTGTTCACGGGGCGTAGAATCGCTATTTCAGTCCCT TGGAATCCTAAGATATTATCACTGA AAAAGAGACAAGCTGAAGCAGCACGTATCAGGGAGAAGTATCCAGACAGAATACCA GTCATTGTCGAAAGAGCCGAGAAGAGTGATGTCCCGGATATTGATAGGAAAAA GTACTTGGTCCCAGCTGATTTGACTGTTGGCcagtttgtttatgttgtaCGGAAGCGGATCAAGCTCAGTCCCGAGAAAGCCATCTTCATTTTTGTCAAGAACATTCTACCACCAACTG CGGCAATAATGTCTGCAATTTATGAAGAGCACAAAGACGAAGACGGGTTTCTATACATGAGTTACAGTGGTGAGAACACGTTCGGGATCTTCTTCTAA
- a CDS encoding uncharacterized protein (unknown protein; FUNCTIONS IN: molecular_function unknown; INVOLVED IN: biological_process unknown; LOCATED IN: cellular_component unknown; Has 30201 Blast hits to 17322 proteins in 780 species: Archae - 12; Bacteria - 1396; Metazoa - 17338; Fungi - 3422; Plants - 5037; Viruses - 0; Other Eukaryotes - 2996 (source: NCBI BLink).) has product MRLFNCLDYEEFQYVRLLDQESFLRSTSTDLFCFTVGISCFRPLWFFGKVVC; this is encoded by the coding sequence ATGCGTTTGTTTAATTGTCTCGATTATGAAGAGTTCCAATATGTGAGATTGTTAGATCAGGAGAGTTTTCTCAGATCTACTTCTACTGACTTGTTCTGTTTTACCGTCGGGATTTCTTGTTTTCGGCCCCTATGGTTTTTTGGCAAGGTTGTTTGTTGA
- a CDS encoding DNA repair DEAD helicase RAD3/XP-D subfamily protein: MRRFFETVTEILMKIELFTAYQSFNTSCSVLAWQQNYKSRLLKGNLTHSKAAPEAATDPLNHGGGFIPETQQRDTPASINVEKAETATKKRTKIPTIYYASRTHSQITQVIREYRKTGYRVPMAVLVGGLGVHEDKSQQPYLPINS; this comes from the exons atgAGGAGATTTTTTGAAACAGTAACTGAAATATTAAT GAAAATTGAGCTGTTTACTGCATATCAAAGCTTCAATACCTCCTGCTCAGTTCTCGCTTGGCAACAGAACTATAAATCTCGGCTTCTGAAAGGCAATTTGACTCATTCGAAAGCTGCCCCTGAAGCAGCCACCGATCCATTGAATCATGGAGGTGGATTCATACCGGAAACGCAACAAAGAG ACACTCCTGCATCTATAAATGTGGAGAAAGCTGAAACTGCAACTAAGAAGAGAACCAAAATTCCTACCATATACTATGCTTC ACGAACTCATTCTCAGATTACTCAAGTGATTCGTGAGTATAGGAAAACTGGTTACAGAGTCCCCATGGCTGTATTG GTAGGAGGATTAGGTGTTCATGAGGACAAAAGTCAACAACCATATCTTCCAATTAATTCATGA